The Mycteria americana isolate JAX WOST 10 ecotype Jacksonville Zoo and Gardens chromosome 16, USCA_MyAme_1.0, whole genome shotgun sequence DNA segment CGAACACTTACTACTGCTCAAGCTATTTTTAACATCTCAGTTGAGACCTGTTTCTCTAAAATCAGAAGATAGAAACaaggttttaaatatgttttgccCCCATCGTTTTGAAATGTAGCACTATTTTATCAATGGGCAGAAGGCAGGAAGTGAAATATAATTTGGCGGATCAGTGCTTGCTCGTTGGCTATCTGAGAGGTGTAAAATGTAAACTCACTGTAATGGTTATCTGATGTCTCTTTCCTCAAAGTGCTGTTGTTATACATAGCCTCTGTGCACCTCCGGAGTGGAGCGTGGCAGCCAAGCAGCAAGCTGcccagctgggcaggggatggCTTGATCAAGGACACTGGGACAAACCCAGCTTTTAAAAGTGCCGGGAGCTCTCGGAGAACAGATGACTCCTTGTTCTTTTAAGGCATGTCACAAAACCCTGTTTCCTTaacactgggagaaagtcatgtGAGCTGTTATGATGCAAATGCTTTGGCTCCAAGGTtggcttttttgttctgtttttaaatctgattttagtTGATTAAGGCGAATCTTCTGGAACATACAAGAATCAAATTTCCATGTGTCAAATTAGTTAGACTTCATTTTATTGTAAGTACTCTAGTCTTCTACAATATCACTACAACACAGCACAACAGGTAACTGAGGGAAATAAGGAAAATGTGTAATGTTGTACAAAGTTTGTGGAAAAAACCTACTGTTTGGCCTCTAGCATCCTTCCTCCAGCTCTTTTGTAAGCAGTGTTCatatttctttctcctaaaataaCTGTTGGTTATTGAGTATCAAGTTGGTCCATGACTTGACCTCATTTCAAAAGCTTCTCATGTAACATGGATTTCTGAGGAATTGCTCTTCTGTCTTTCAAATCAAAAAAGGCTTAACACCTCACAGCTGAGGGAAAGAACTGCTGGGTTTACAGTTGGGAAAATGTCTTTAGCATTTGCAGAATTTCTTCATCGCCTGTTGAATACACTAGCGGAAAGTAGAATCAACTTGTTTATACTTCTTAATAAATTAAACTATTAGTGtaacttattaaaataaacaccATTGTGATATGAATGTTATGAATGAAAGGCATATCTACCATCTATTTTGAAAGGCCTTTGATCTTGGTTGCTCTAGTCTCCTGTTTGCCTTAATGTGGGAGTAATAGTACACAGGAAGCTCCCTTGCATTGGCAGACTAAATTGGAATGTAACATGTAGTGGCTTTTTTGCTTTACTGGATTATGTGACACAAACATGTCTTCCTTCCTGTTTAGGAGGAAACAAAACAGTTGTTGAATCAACAGAAGTCTGGTTCACGCTCAGACTCACGGGAGGATGaaatctctcctcctcctcctatgAACCCTGTGGTTAAGGGTCGAAGAAGGCGTGGGGCCATCAGTGCAGAAGTCTATACAGAAGAGGATGCTGCATCTTATGTTAGAAAGGTGCTCTAACTTTTAAACGTTGCTAAAAATTGCATCTACAATCCAAGAGTTTATCTAAGACCACCTTCTATCCAGGGTATTTAACACGGCTCGTGTAGCCTGTTAAGTCTTGTGATAACTGTAAAAAAGCAGACTTGTGTGTACAGGTGTTTAATTGGAGGTTAGAATAAACTGTCATGCAATTAAACCATTTATGCATAACATAGACCTGTTCCTTTTGaagtaatatatatttatatgtacatatatttatatattatatatacaaacAAAGTGCTTCCAGTTATTCGACAGCTGCAACAACATTACGTTTAGCCTAATGGCAGAGCAGACTTGCTGCTATTCATAGGAAAACACAGGTGGAACAGACACTTGTACTCTTGCAAAAAAACTTACAAACTTAGCATGGAATGATGCTTTTACAGttgcataaaataataaaagatttcaTTTACCTTCTGTGTAAACGGGCTGTAAACATTGGCTATATTTGGTTTTAGATCTATAGTGCttgaaagaaactggaaaaactcAGCCAGTGTTTTGTAGCaattgaataatttatttacCCAGGGgcatgaagacatttttcttcaaaaaattaatCGGTTACTTTTTCTGGTTATATCCTAGGTTATTCCGAAAGATTATAAGACTATGGCTGCTTTGGCAAAAGCTATTGAGAAGAACGTGCTGTTTGCCCACCTTGATGATAATGAAAGAAGGTAGGAATAAATCTTTGTAGTCTTAAAGAAAGTTTCTCAAAGTGCAGAGTACAGAAGAGCTAAATGTGTCATAATGCACAAAGCTCCACGGCCTCTTTACAACAGTCAGTGTAACCATACAGAGGCTATAGGAAAAGTATTGCCGGGTTGGAGGTACAGGTGTATGAATGCATGCATGTGTGGCAGTTGTCCAGGCATTCGTCTAATTTTGGTATCCTTTTCTTCAGTGACATCTTTGATGCAATGTTCCCCGTCACTTACATTGCAGGAGAGACTGTCATACAGCAAGGCAAGTGAACATGTTTACATTGATGAATAAGTTGGAGATGGTGAGCAGACTCTGGCCTAGTGCTCTTgttagttttgggggtttttttgaaaataaaaacattgtctGGATGCAGTGACCCTTTCTTGTTATGTTACCTGAAGCACAGTTCGTACCAAAATGAGAAGTGGAGCAACTGCAGGAAGATGTGGTTTTGTTGCATGTGTTATCTATTGGAAAGATTGTCATTTGATGGCTCTGTAGGACATGTTATGTCAGTTTATGGATCTGGTACGCCTTTCCAGTAATCCTGGAAATGCTGCTGATCTCCCACATACCAGTAGATGTCCTCTTTCACAGGACTGAGAGGAGTGTGAAATCAGCAAAATGTGAAATTTCACCCTGTAAGTTCTGCAAAATTTGTCTCTGCCAACCTTATTAGATTCTAAACACTGAAGTTGGCAGAGATGCCAGTTCTGTGAAACATGAATGCTTGcataacttcacttttttttttagtgtgtattcaaatcttttttttttttttcttctttaggtgATGAAGGTGATAACTTCTATGTTGTTGATCAAGGAGAAATGGATGTAAGCATTATTGGTAGTTTATTAATGATATGTTCATCCCTAGCAGAGGAATAGCCTGATATTTGTAGGTCTCTTCTACAGGTCCTTCCTTTAGCAGCCTTTCTCATAATAAGTTCTTACTTGTAGAAGCTTATTTTGCTTTGGAGCCTCCTTGCTCCTTAATGGCTCAGTCCGGCTGCACAGACCATGAGTTGTGTTGAGTTTCAAAATGAAGGATTCAGACACCAACACAATACTATGTTTTACAAGTGCAGGGTGGAGTTTAGTTGAGGTGTGGGACAGGCGTTAAGAATGaccaggctttttatttttccagtccaACTAATCCATAGCTTTCTCTGACAGAGACTTTGTtgagattttgtttcctttcagaggGTCTCGGGAGTCTACGTGTGTAGTCTGTGCATGTGATATAGAGGAGAGTCCCTTTGTTGATGAAAGTAAAAATTGTGGCTGGGATTGGGGTTGGCTGTGAAGTGTTGATGAAACCCTGAAATAGTCAACTCTGATTGTACAGATGTGAGAATTTCCCTTTCCTGTAAAGGAAATACGGGGTGGCAGGAGCTTCACGTTGTCTCTGACCAGCTCACGAGACACCGTGGGCTTGGCTTATCACCATGTACTGCCTTTCAGGTTTATGTGAACAGCGAGTGGGCAACCAGCGTTGGTGAGGGTGGAAGCTTTGGAGAACTTGCCCTTATATATGGAACTCCCCGTGCCGCAACTGTCAAAGCGAAGACAAATGTGAAGTTGTGGGGCATTGATAGAGATAGTTATAGAAGGATCCTGATGGCAAGTATTTTTCTAGCTGATGTGTGGCTTATGCCATTGACTCAAGTAGCTGTGTGCGTAACCTGGAATTATGCTTTTGGTTTTACTGTTCAGTCGGTTTACACTGGTCATTTGACCTTCTCTCTGTACCTTCCATCTCCTTTGCtggagttatttttttcaaaatcctgcTATCTCTTTTGTAATCAGAAAGCTGATCACTCTGCATACGTTTACCAGGCATGGAGCCATGGGGAATCTTGCATTAGTGAACAAAACAATACCAGTGCGATATTAAACTGGGCTAAAAATGTAATACCTACTGGTTAGCTTGTCAGGTGTTTTGATTCTGCTCTCTATTTAGCTTGCTATTTGTAAGTAATGCGTGTGAACAGCAGTTGTAACTAATTTGAGCATATTTGTGAATTTTGGTAAGATTATACACTAAGAATGCATTTAAGAAACATTAAGGCTGCAATAAATGCTAAGTACTTTATGAAGGTTGCTGAACtctgaaatattactgaaaaaatgaaatttgaaaacactgaatCTTGTGGGTTTGGGGTCTGTGAGAGGATGCGGTATGTCtggttaaatatatttttgtcttaaGTTTTATTTGAAGCCTCATGTGAAACATGAAGTAGAAAGAAAACTTACTTTGTATGCttgggtttctttggttttgatttgcctttttttttttttttgtaggggagtactttgagaaagagaaagatgtatGAAGAATTCCTTAGTAAAGTATCTATATTGGGTAAGTGAGAAGATTTTTGTTCTGAAGTGGAATAAATTGCCATATTGTAATAAAGCTGCTACCCAGCATTATTATGATTACAGGCTATTGTGGTAGTCTGTTAAAACTGACTGCAAAGCCTGTACTGCTTTTCTGCATCATTCCAAAATAATTCTAATTCAGGTCTTGATATCTGATGCACAAATGTAGCCAGAAATAGGTTGACCTCTGTATAAAGATAGAGCGAAAAGTATAATTTGTGCCTTGAAAAGATAATCTATTAATGAACTGTTAACTCTGTAGAGTCTCTGGACAAGTGGGAGCGTCTTACGGTAGCTGATGCATTGGAACCGGTACAGTTTGAGGATGGGCAAAAGATTGTGGTCCAGGGAGAGCCAGGAGATGAGTTCTTCATTATCCTGGAGGTAAGTAAGGTCAAAATTAAAAGCTCAAGCTCagaactttacttttttttttttattctaacatGGCTTATTCTGCCCCTAAATAGAcacttggagaaaaacaaaatgtaagaatGTACTTGTAGAGAATTGCTAAAGAAATATAATATTGCTGGATGTGCAGAAGCTTATATTTAATCTTGCTATTTAATCTTGCTTCAATCTTGCTATAGTACAAATAGTACTTCCAGGAAAAAAGTAACGACATTCTGGCTGAAACCAGTTTACCTTTTTCAGAAGAGTAGAGACCTGTTCTAGATAGCAATAGCTAAGTAATGTCTTGCTAGTGGTATCATTGTCTTctgtgtcttgggttttttttttgttgctggtcATACTGTAATATTCTTGGTGTTATGAGGAAAACCAGGAAGAAATCAGTGCTGTGGGTATGTAAATACCCAAGACATTTTATGCTTAGAGAGGAGGGAGGACCAGCTGTTTTTATAGAGCAGTCTAGTGAACGATGCAAGGACTGTGAAGTGTTTTTTAGAGACTGAGACATCGTAACAATtgtttctgcaaagcagctgaTTCCTTGTGGAATTCAGTGTTTCAAGTGATGCTGGAAATTCCAATTGTTTAATTGCTGTGATTTATTAAAGGGCACAGCTGCAGTGTTACAGCGTCgatcagaaaatgaagaatttgttGAAGTGGGCAGACTGGCACCTTCTGATTATTTTGGTGAGTTCTGTAGTGACAACTATGATTACATACACCACTGTCACCATTTTACCTGTGCTGTGTTGTTGACTGCTGTGGATGATAGTGATGGGATGGATTTGCTTAATTACTGTTTTGTCGAACTCTTGTGGTTTCACTCGATGTCAGGGGAGTATTAGAGTCACTTGGCATTCAGGTGTGCACGCATGTCACAGAAATGTGATTGTTCTGGAGTACTTTAATTTAGAAGGGGCTTGGTGGTGATTTGGTCAGACCTCTCTACTCTGAGCAGAGCTAACTTTGAAATTGCATcatgttgctcagggctgtgtccagtagAACCTTTTGTGTCTCCAGGGgtggagatcccacaacctctctgggcaatttCTTTCACTGCTTAACCAGCCTTGTTgtaaagaacttttttctttacgCCTGACAAGAGTTTCCTGTTCTGCAACTTGTTGCTTGCTCTCTGCAcagtgaaaggcagagagaagtcTAGTAGTTTTGTCTTTATAACTGCTCATTATgtagctgaagacagcaataaGATTCCCTccttagcctccttttctccaggtcaGATTAACCCAGCTCTTTCAGCATCTCTTTGTACACCCTGTGCTGCAGTCCCCTAACCATCTGGGTggcactgctggacttgctcTGCTTTGTCAGcatcttgtactggggaccctgAAACTATGCGGTACTCTGGACGTAGTCTCCCAAGTGCAGATCAGGGTCTTTCTCCTTCTGTTGAAGGTATTCTTACTCAGCTAAAAGTTACGTGGTATGTAAGTTGCTTTGGCTTGAAAAAGCTTACGTGTGCTGGCAAAGAAAAAGGCCAAGATCCTATTATACTTACTTGTGAAAACTTCAAAATAATCTTCACATGGAACTAATCACTTGTCTAGTGCATGTTGATTTATTTTGGATCACAGATAAGGACTGGATATGTATGCTCACAGAGCATTCTTGGAGTATAATGTAACAGTATATAACAAGATATTCCTGGTGGCCTTATTTTGGGTTCAGAAGAAAAGTGGCTTGCAGTTCTGAAACAAAGCAACCTACCTGTTCAGAACCTACtatttaatgtttaaatacttccctctctctctcaaaaaaaaaaaaaccaaccaccaaacccccgaattttttctcatgtttaaggTAGGTCCTCTCTCCTTGTTACTCTAAGCAGTCTTCTTGCTAAAGCCTTCTGGTTGTCTGTTCAGTTTTCCAGCTTTGTAGATGATGTAATCAACAAATACTGTGTTGCAAGGCCTGAACTGGGACGTACTCAAGAGTGCACTAATAGTACTGGATCTGACCAAAGGTCTGCTTAACTCAGTGTCTAGTACTAGATTTTTGTTCTATGTGTGTCGTTTCAGTCTCTTCTAATATTTCCCTTGATGTGTACTCTTGAGTTTCCCACTCTTAAACTAAATGTTATCTCTACCATTGTGTTCAGGTGCTGCAGACCTGTCCCCCAGGGGTTAACTCTCCCTTAGAACCTACTTATTCTTTTACAAGCCTGTGTTTTGGAGGCTAGTGAGTTCAAGAGTTTTTTAATTGGGCACagaggaaaaggttttttttttctcatttcttttgcaTCCCTTCTGATAACGCAGGCAAATTTATTCTCTGAGGAGCACTGAGTTCTTTCCTCAGTCCTGAACGTGGAGATAACCAGCCCAActgcttaaaaacaaacccaaaagttGATGCTGTGGCTTCTTTCACGCTTGTTGCTAGGAATGTTAGGGGTAGCTGTTATCGCCAATGGAAACAGGGGCTTATTGCAAACTTCGTTTCCAAATATGTTGCTTAGTAGTTGTAACAGGTATTTGAAATAAAGCTTTTGGCATCTTACTGCATAGGTTATGAAATGGGAATCCAATAGGACTTCAAGATACTCATCTTCTACAGCCCCATGGCAGAGTCAGATTCTTGATTCTGGCTGGCTGTGGGTCAAAGGCTTCTGCTTTGTGCATTAACGTCTTTTACTTCAATACCATGGTCTTGTTGTTCTGAGTTTCCTAGAAATATCAGAATTGAACAGTAGCATACCTTACATATTAGAAAAATAACCACTTGTTGACTAGGAAAATTACGTAGTTAATTGGAACATGACCTTTTCTCAAATAGAACCAATGTTTAAAATTCTTTAGGCCTTCTTCAGAGAGACTTGAATGCGGACaggctttttaataaaaaaaataatcaagtagtTTTTTTCAACTGCCTTCACAGTTGCTTCTAATGTAACTACATAGATACTTGTTCGGATCGGTGTTAAAACCTTAATTACCTTCTGTTCAGTTCCTGCAGCAGTTTGAAATACAACAGGGTAATTTATTTGGCTCTTTTGCACGTTGATTTTTAACACTGTTCACACTTTCTTCTTGCCCTAGGTGAAATAGCTCTGTTGATGAACCGTCCCCGTGCTGCCACAGTTGTTGCTCGTGGCCTGTTGAAATGTGTAAAGCTTGATCGACCCCGATTTGAACGTGTCCTGGGTCCGTGCTCGGATATTCTCAAGAGAAACATCCAGCAGTACAACAGTTTTGTATCGCTGTCTGTCTGAAACCTTCCTCCCTATCCAAAACATGCTTCACGAATGCAGACTGCTTTATTACCCTTGTGCAGAGCCACATTGCCACTGGCATTTGCAGCTTcctgtctgtttaaaaaaagaaaaaaaaatttgcttatCATGGCACTATTTTTAATTTAGAGCATATTAGTTCTGTGCTCTCTGTCCcattaaattaatagaaaaagTTCTATGGAGACGTTTGCTGTTACGGCTTCT contains these protein-coding regions:
- the PRKAR1A gene encoding cAMP-dependent protein kinase type I-alpha regulatory subunit → MAASSSSSSEEERSLRECELYVQKHNIQQLLKDCIVQLCTVRPERPMGFLREYFERLEKEETKQLLNQQKSGSRSDSREDEISPPPPMNPVVKGRRRRGAISAEVYTEEDAASYVRKVIPKDYKTMAALAKAIEKNVLFAHLDDNERSDIFDAMFPVTYIAGETVIQQGDEGDNFYVVDQGEMDVYVNSEWATSVGEGGSFGELALIYGTPRAATVKAKTNVKLWGIDRDSYRRILMGSTLRKRKMYEEFLSKVSILESLDKWERLTVADALEPVQFEDGQKIVVQGEPGDEFFIILEGTAAVLQRRSENEEFVEVGRLAPSDYFGEIALLMNRPRAATVVARGLLKCVKLDRPRFERVLGPCSDILKRNIQQYNSFVSLSV